Sequence from the bacterium genome:
GGCGGTGATTTGGGGAATTTGAAGAAAGGAGAGGAGTTCCCGGAGTTTGAGGCGGCCGTTTTCTCTCAGCCGATCGGTATCGTGAGCCAGCCGATCCGTACCCGTGCCGGTTATCACATCATTTTGGTCACCGGCACGCGCGCCGGGAAAACCACCCTGCTCGCCGAAGTGTCCGAAAAGATCAAGGACAAGCTGTTCGACGAAAAACGGGCGCGCCGCTACCGGGAATGGATATCCGAGTTGAAGCGCTCGGCGTTTCTGGAGATCAATTACTATCCCCAGGCCGTAACCTCCAAGGATGGTTCCGTGGGGCCGCTCTTCCGGAACGTCCGCGATCAGGTGACGTTCCGGCTCGTTGAGATGAAGATCGTCAGCGGCGCGGGGCTGTTCTTCCGCGAGGAGATTTTCTGGGCCTACGGCACCAAACGGAAGGACCCGCGCTGGGAATCCGATAAACTCAAGGTTGACAACGAGCGGCGGCTCGACGCGGAGACCATCGGGACCTTGGGTCGGATGTTTCGCGAGTTCGTAAATCCCGACCCGGCCGCGAGCATTTTCTTTTTCAAGAACAACGCAATATGGCCCGCCTCTTTTCTCGGTAAGGTGAACTTCGCCGACATGATCAAAGCCTACTCTCTCAATCCTAAAATGAAGCACCTGGAACTTTTGATCGATTCCAAGCAAATTCGTCTTAAATTCGAAATCAAGGTGGAAAAAACCCGGAGCATCGTATCCGACAGCCAGGAAATTTCCGGTTAGGCCCCCGTGCGGATCGATCAATTTCTTGTCCTGTGCCGAATCGTGAAGCGAAGATCGCTGGCCAAGGAATTGGCCGACGCCGGCCAGATTCGTATCGGGGAAGAGACCGCAAAGCCGGGCCGCCAGGTCCGGGAGGGGGATGAGCTTGAGATCCGGCAGCCGGGACGCGTGCTGAGAGTTCGCGTGCGGGAGATCCCCCCGCGGCGGCCCTCACGGGAAGCGGCTCTGGCGTATTTTGAGATCATTGAAGAAACCCGGACAAAATCACCTGCCGACGACCGGCCGCCGGGCCCCTCGGTGGATTTTTTGAGCCGGAAGTAGAGCGGCCGACTTGCGCCGATGTCTCGAGACTGCTAGATTCGCCTCAATGATGTTCCAGAAGAAACCTTGGGCTGGGAAGTCCGCGTTTCGGATGGAGCGTCTGGAAAAGCGATAGTGCACTCCCCCTTTAATGCTGTTCCGAGAGACAGCAAAGGAGGTGCCGTGAGTTCCCTGCGGTTGCATTTAAAGCCACACCCAAAATCCACAACGACACCTCTGTTCCGGAAGGAATGGGGGTTTTTTTTCGCGCCTCTGCCCCGGCGCACCGGAGGCGCCCCCGATGGAGCGTGAAGAGATCGGGGCCGAGCAGATCGCCCGCACCCTGCGGCGCCTGGCGCACGAGATCATCGAGAAGGCCGAAGACTTTCGCGCCCTCG
This genomic interval carries:
- a CDS encoding peptidylprolyl isomerase, with protein sequence GGDLGNLKKGEEFPEFEAAVFSQPIGIVSQPIRTRAGYHIILVTGTRAGKTTLLAEVSEKIKDKLFDEKRARRYREWISELKRSAFLEINYYPQAVTSKDGSVGPLFRNVRDQVTFRLVEMKIVSGAGLFFREEIFWAYGTKRKDPRWESDKLKVDNERRLDAETIGTLGRMFREFVNPDPAASIFFFKNNAIWPASFLGKVNFADMIKAYSLNPKMKHLELLIDSKQIRLKFEIKVEKTRSIVSDSQEISG
- a CDS encoding S4 domain-containing protein, coding for MRIDQFLVLCRIVKRRSLAKELADAGQIRIGEETAKPGRQVREGDELEIRQPGRVLRVRVREIPPRRPSREAALAYFEIIEETRTKSPADDRPPGPSVDFLSRK